The Helianthus annuus cultivar XRQ/B chromosome 16, HanXRQr2.0-SUNRISE, whole genome shotgun sequence genome includes a window with the following:
- the LOC110916180 gene encoding uncharacterized protein LOC110916180 isoform X6 codes for MRLQQEKSVRMLLERALGRTSSTLSPGHRHSANQTKELIAEIQLLEEEVMNREQHVLSLYRTVFEQCASRPSSGQGSLLTSPAHAISKKESKKHPTIISSTFCSSKSFPFWKFHALSSINAPGKGNLLQSKTRNASLPGSKAKNYFESTYSNDIKQIKGNPSATLTLKDHLYECPSRLSEEMVKCMAAAYCWLNSSSSTGLEHKKSSSLSRFSTNRDNCKSMVEISWISTDKNNFSRASYAINSYRHLVEQLEKLNLSNMDTNAQTAFWINMYNSMIMHAYLAYGIPHSSLRRSALFHKAGYKIGGQMISANAIEQAIFKFHTPRVGKWLETILSTALWKKSGEERQRISTKFGLEYHQPLLCFALCTGTSSDPVLKVYTPSNIKEELEVATREFLESNIIVKKSKKVFIPKLLERFGKEVNISPDNLLTWITEHVDKKLCDSIEKCIEHKTSKKTSQIIEWLPYNSRFRYVFSKELTEKPWWL; via the exons ATGCGATTGCAGCAAGAGAAATCAGTGCGGATGTTGCTCGAGAGAGCTTTGGGCCGAACATCTAGCACTTTATCACCTGGCCATAGGCATTCCGCTAATCAG ACGAAGGAGTTAATTGCTGAGATTCAGTTACTTGAGGAAGAAGTTATGAACCGTGAGCAGCATGTTCTTTCTCTATACAGAACCGTATTTGAACAATGTGCTAGTCGCCCATCATCTGGACAAGGTTCACTCCTAACTTCTCCTGCACATGCAATTTCAAAAAAGGAATCAAAAAAGCATCCCACTATTATTTCAAGCACCTTTTGTTCTTCAAAGAGTTTCCCTTTTTGGAAATTCCATGCTCTTTCTTCCATAAATGCCCCTGGGAAGGGGAACTTATTGCAGTCTAAAACAAGGAATGCTTCACTACCCGGTAGCAAAGCCAAGAATTATTTTGAATCTACATATTCAAATGATATTAAG cAGATAAAGGGAAATCCATCAGCAACACTAACTTTAAAAGATCATCTTTACGAGTGTCCCAGCAGATTATCAGAAGAGATGGTAAAGTGTATGGCTGCTGCATACTGCTGGCTCAATAGTTCATCATCCACAGGTTTAGAACATAAGAAGTCATCTTCGCTGTCCAGATTTTCCACCAATAGAGACAATTGCAAATCAATGGTCGAAATCTCATGGATATCAACTGATAAGAACAACTTTTCTCGTGCATCTTATGCTATAAACAGTTATAG ACATTTAGTGGAGCAACTAGAGAAGTTGAACTTGAGCAATATGGACACAAATGCTCAAACTGCATTCTGGATCAATATGTATAATTCCATGATTATGCAT GCGTATCTGGCATACGGGATACCCCACAGCTCTCTGAGAAGGTCAGCCTTATTTCACAAG GCTGGTTACAAAATTGGTGGGCAAATGATAAGCGCAAATGCTATTGAGCAGGCCATATTTAAGTTCCACACCCCGAGGGTTGGAAAG TGGCTGGAGACCATCCTTTCAACTGCATTGTGGAAGAAATCGGGAGAAGAAAGACAACGGATCAGTACAAAGTTCGGCCTCGAGTATCACCAGCCGCTTTTGTGTTTTGCCCTTTGCACTGGCACTTCATCTGATCCTGTG CTGAAAGTATACACGCCATCAAACATCAAAGAGGAGCTAGAAGTAGCAACGAGGGAGTTTCTTGAATCAAACATAATCGTGAAGAAATCAAAGAAAGTTTTCATCCCGAAATTACTTGAAAGATTCGGGAAAGAAGTCAACATCTCTCCAGACAATCTTCTGACATGGATAACCGAACACGTTGACAAGAAGCTTTGTGATTCCATAGAGAAATGCATCGAACATAAAACCAGTAAGAAAACATCGCAGATCATCGAATGGTTGCCTTATAATTCAAGATTTCGGTACGTCTTCTCCAAAGAGTTGACTGAAAAGCCATGGTGGCTCTGA